In Bacillus kexueae, a single genomic region encodes these proteins:
- a CDS encoding ABC transporter transmembrane domain-containing protein, which produces MKVFLELMWFFKQEKRAYLTGIILLFIVAFLELVPPKVIGIVVDQIAEGTLSQEKLWQWMGILLGAALMMYVLRFIWRIMIFGSAVKLSKLLRNRLYQQFTMMTQSFYQRRRIGDLMAHATNDLQAIQQTAGAGVLTLVDSLAVGGFVIITMAATISWKLTLICLIPMPIMAYLTNFYGSLLHNRFGQAQEAFSSLNDKTQESISGIKVIKTFGQEKEDIESFRDQSEDVVRKNLAVARVDSLFDPTISIIVGVSFFLAIVFGARYVIQGELTIGELVSFTTYLGLLIWPMLAFGWLFNIVERGRASYDRVSKLLHEKPDVLEQKGARKDTPSGDLQYHVDSFSYPNEEQAVLSNIHFTLKKGETLGIVGKTGAGKTSLIKALLREFPDINGDIKIGNESIFDYELNSLRSVFGYVPQDHFLFSASIQENIAFGKPDATVEEVQQAAKLAHIHDDIVQLTEGYDTVVGERGVSLSGGQKQRISIARALLMDPEILILDDSLSAVDAKTEEQILTSLKANRDGKTTIITAHRLSAIQHAHLILVLDEGEVVQRGTHEQLMAQEGWYKDMYIRQQLEDIVEHGG; this is translated from the coding sequence ATGAAAGTGTTTTTGGAGTTGATGTGGTTTTTTAAACAGGAGAAAAGAGCTTATTTAACGGGAATTATATTGTTATTTATCGTCGCATTTTTAGAATTAGTCCCTCCAAAAGTGATCGGCATCGTGGTCGATCAAATCGCAGAAGGTACTCTTTCGCAAGAAAAGTTGTGGCAGTGGATGGGTATTCTATTAGGAGCTGCACTCATGATGTATGTGCTTCGTTTTATTTGGCGCATTATGATTTTCGGTTCAGCGGTTAAATTGTCGAAGCTCCTTCGGAATCGTTTGTATCAACAGTTTACGATGATGACGCAATCGTTTTACCAACGACGACGGATTGGTGATTTGATGGCCCATGCGACGAACGATTTACAGGCGATTCAGCAAACGGCAGGAGCTGGCGTTTTAACACTCGTAGACTCATTGGCTGTAGGTGGATTCGTCATCATTACGATGGCGGCAACAATTAGCTGGAAGTTGACGCTCATCTGTTTGATTCCCATGCCTATCATGGCGTATTTAACGAATTTTTACGGTTCATTACTACATAATCGATTTGGGCAGGCGCAAGAAGCATTTTCCTCTTTGAATGACAAAACACAAGAAAGTATATCGGGGATAAAAGTCATTAAAACGTTTGGTCAAGAGAAGGAGGATATCGAATCTTTTCGTGATCAGTCTGAAGATGTTGTTCGTAAAAACTTAGCTGTTGCGAGAGTCGATTCATTGTTTGATCCAACGATCTCAATCATTGTTGGGGTTTCGTTCTTTCTCGCTATTGTGTTTGGAGCTCGCTATGTGATTCAAGGGGAATTAACGATTGGAGAGCTTGTTTCGTTTACAACGTATCTAGGCCTTCTTATATGGCCAATGCTTGCGTTTGGTTGGTTGTTCAACATTGTGGAAAGAGGAAGAGCTTCCTATGATCGAGTATCGAAATTACTTCATGAAAAACCGGATGTGTTAGAGCAAAAAGGAGCGCGAAAGGATACACCGAGTGGTGATCTTCAATATCACGTCGATTCATTTTCGTATCCAAATGAAGAACAGGCGGTATTATCCAATATCCATTTCACATTAAAAAAGGGAGAAACGTTAGGAATTGTCGGAAAAACAGGGGCAGGAAAAACGTCTCTCATTAAAGCATTGCTTCGCGAGTTTCCAGATATAAATGGGGATATCAAGATTGGGAACGAATCTATTTTTGACTATGAGCTTAATTCATTGCGCAGTGTCTTTGGATACGTGCCGCAAGATCATTTTCTTTTTTCAGCATCCATTCAAGAAAACATCGCATTCGGAAAACCCGATGCAACGGTAGAAGAAGTTCAACAGGCAGCGAAGCTAGCCCATATTCATGATGACATCGTTCAATTAACAGAAGGGTATGACACGGTTGTAGGGGAGCGAGGCGTTTCCTTATCTGGGGGGCAAAAGCAACGCATTTCCATTGCTCGTGCTCTTCTCATGGACCCTGAGATCTTAATTCTAGATGATTCTTTATCAGCTGTAGATGCAAAAACAGAAGAGCAAATTTTAACTTCCTTAAAAGCAAACCGTGACGGGAAAACAACGATTATAACAGCGCATCGCTTAAGCGCCATTCAACATGCGCATCTGATTCTCGTGCTTGATGAAGGGGAGGTTGTTCAGCGAGGTACCCATGAACAATTGATGGCACAAGAGGGATGGTATAAAGACATGTATATTAGACAGCAGTTAGAAGACATTGTAGAACATGGGGGGTAA
- a CDS encoding ABC transporter ATP-binding protein: MEKSLKLSPKKQREVFRRLIGYTKPHGKGIMLAFLLLTMTTAADVIGPILIKVFIDSYLTPQYFPREPLFYLGIGFLSLHIMKVVILYFQQLKFQEIALKIIQQLRIDVFTKVQRLGMRYFDQTPAGSIVSRVTNDTEAIKDMFVEVLVSFIQSSFLLVGIFVAMFLLNAKLAFFCLAILPIIFFIIRTYRKYSSIYYAQLREKLSQLNAKLNESLQGMAMIQVFRQQKRLQQEFGAINESHYESGMKNIKLDGLLLRPAIDVVYVLSLILVLSYFGISSFNSPVEIGVLYAFVNYLDRFFEPVNQMMMRLSMFQQAIVASSRVFTLLDEKDEEPSQKEKNVVIQNGEIEFRNVSFSYDGKRDVLKNISFTAKPGETVALVGHTGSGKSSIINLFMRFYEFERGDVFIDGQSIKDYPKQELRQKVGLVLQDPFLFFGTIQDNIRLYNEEISDENVKKAAEFVQAHSFIEQLPDAYKHQVVERGATLSSGQRQLIALARTIATNPKILILDEATANIDTETEEAISVALDKIRKGRTTIAIAHRLSTIQDADQILVLHQGEIVERGNHQQLLAQKGLYYKMYLLQNGLTENMENAVSS; encoded by the coding sequence ATGGAAAAAAGTTTAAAATTGTCTCCGAAAAAGCAAAGAGAAGTGTTTCGGCGTTTAATAGGTTATACAAAGCCCCATGGCAAAGGAATCATGTTAGCTTTTTTGCTACTAACGATGACAACAGCGGCGGATGTCATTGGACCCATTTTAATCAAAGTGTTTATCGATAGTTATTTAACACCTCAATATTTTCCGAGAGAACCTCTTTTTTATTTAGGAATTGGGTTCTTAAGCCTCCACATTATGAAGGTGGTTATTTTATATTTTCAGCAGCTTAAGTTTCAAGAAATCGCCTTGAAGATTATTCAACAGCTGAGAATTGATGTGTTTACGAAAGTGCAGCGGCTCGGGATGCGTTATTTTGATCAAACACCTGCTGGAAGCATTGTTTCAAGGGTAACGAATGATACTGAAGCGATCAAAGATATGTTCGTGGAAGTGTTAGTGTCGTTCATTCAAAGTTCGTTCTTATTGGTTGGAATTTTCGTGGCTATGTTCTTGCTAAATGCTAAATTAGCCTTTTTCTGTTTGGCCATTTTACCAATCATCTTTTTCATCATTCGTACGTACCGAAAGTATAGCTCGATCTATTATGCACAACTTCGGGAAAAATTAAGTCAACTCAATGCGAAGTTAAATGAATCGTTGCAAGGGATGGCTATGATTCAAGTGTTTAGACAACAGAAGCGATTGCAACAAGAATTCGGAGCCATCAATGAGTCACATTATGAGTCGGGGATGAAAAATATTAAGCTGGATGGTTTGTTACTTCGCCCTGCGATTGATGTTGTGTACGTATTATCGCTTATTTTAGTGTTGAGTTATTTTGGGATTTCGTCATTTAACAGCCCAGTTGAAATCGGGGTGCTGTACGCCTTTGTCAATTATTTAGATCGTTTCTTTGAGCCGGTTAACCAAATGATGATGCGACTTTCCATGTTTCAGCAAGCGATTGTTGCTTCCTCCCGGGTATTTACGCTACTAGATGAGAAGGATGAAGAGCCCTCTCAAAAAGAGAAAAATGTGGTCATTCAAAATGGAGAGATTGAATTTCGGAATGTTTCCTTTAGTTACGACGGAAAGCGTGATGTTTTAAAAAATATTTCGTTTACGGCTAAGCCCGGGGAGACAGTTGCACTTGTCGGTCATACCGGAAGTGGTAAAAGTTCGATCATTAATTTATTTATGCGTTTTTATGAATTTGAACGGGGAGATGTTTTCATAGATGGGCAGTCGATTAAAGACTATCCAAAACAGGAGCTTCGTCAAAAGGTAGGCCTCGTTTTACAAGACCCATTTCTTTTCTTTGGAACGATTCAAGATAATATTCGGCTATACAATGAGGAAATATCGGATGAGAATGTAAAAAAAGCGGCGGAGTTTGTGCAAGCGCACAGCTTTATTGAGCAGCTTCCTGATGCCTACAAACATCAAGTTGTAGAGCGAGGGGCCACTTTATCGAGTGGGCAACGCCAATTGATTGCGTTAGCCCGAACCATCGCGACCAATCCCAAAATCTTAATCTTAGATGAAGCAACTGCCAACATTGATACCGAGACAGAAGAGGCGATTAGTGTGGCGCTTGATAAAATCAGGAAGGGTAGAACCACGATTGCGATTGCCCATCGATTATCCACTATACAAGATGCTGACCAAATTCTCGTTTTACATCAAGGGGAGATTGTAGAGAGGGGCAACCATCAACAATTACTTGCTCAAAAAGGGTTGTATTATAAAATGTATTTACTACAAAATGGGCTGACCGAGAATATGGAAAACGCTGTGTCGTCCTAA